The Collibacillus ludicampi region ATAGCGACGAAGAAATCTGTTAGCGATGGGGATAGGATCCGTCTTACTACTTAATACGCAGATATCCAATCACTTCTCATGAATGTGGATAAAGATATGAAAAAAACGGTCACCGAAAATTCTACCTTAAAACCTAAAATGGATGCTACTTTTCAAAGTTCCACAACAGCTATAAAAGACTTTATGAAAATGTTAAATACAATAATCGTGCAGGAGAATACAATACCCGTGCAGTCGGAACAAATTTTATCGTTAAGAATAAAAGCAATGGAAGCAAATGATAAACTTTTTGACCAAGAAGCTTCTACTTTAGATGGATTATTGCAAGCGCGCATCGAGAAATTTACAGATCATCGAACTTTTATGATCATTGTAACTACAATCTCGTTGGTCGTCGTACTTTATCTTTTTGTTGGCTTTTATTTATCGGTAAGGAATACTGTATCCTCTTTAGAACACATGACGAGTCGTTTGGCGGAAGGCGACTTGACCGCACGTGCAAAACTGCATACAAAGGATGAGTTACGAAGGATCGGAGATTCTTTTAATCGTATGATTGAGTCGTTCCGTGAGTTAATCTCGATGAACATGAAGATCGTACAACAAGTGGCTTCTTCTGTTGAAGAATTGACTGCCAATGTCGAACATACAAGTAAAGCGAGTGAACATATTGCCGATACGATTCAAGAAGTGGCAAACGGTACAGAAAAGCAATTTCACAGTGTTGCAAAGAGCGTTGAGACTTTTAATGAGATGACTACAGGTATACAACATATTGCGGCAAATGCACAAGACGCTTCTTCTTCGGCAATTCGTACTGCAGAAGTCGCAGCCAAAGGAACAGAAGCAATCCAAACGGTGATTCAACAGATGAATTCAATTCACCATACGGTTAATGGTCTGGCCCAAGTGATTCAGGAACTGAACCTTCGTTCACATGAAATCGGGCAAATTGTAGAGGTGATTACAGATATTGCAGAGCAAACCAATCTTCTCGCGCTAAATGCTGCAATTGAGGCGGCGAGGGCAGGAGAACACGGCCGTGGATTTGCGGTAGTTGCAGATGAAGTAAGAAAACTTGCAGAACAATCTGCCCAATCTTCTCAAAAGATCATTGCGCTTATCGGCAACATTCAAAATGAAACAAGGAAAGTGATTCACTCCATGAATGCTACGACGAAGGAAGTAGAGGCGGGGATCGGAGTTGTAAATACATCCGGTCGTCTATTTGAACAGATTCAGCGTTCCGTCAATGAAGTAGCAAAACAAATAGAGGAAATTTCTTCATTCTCTCAACAGATTTCGATCGGTGCAGAACAAATGATCCAATCAGTTACTTTTATTTCGGAAGTTGTAGAAACTACAGCATCAGGGACGCAAAACATATCTGCGATTACACAAGAACAGTTGGCATCCATGGAAGAAATCTCTATTTCTGCAGCATCCTTATCGAGAATGGCTGAGGAACTGCTGCAGTCGATTCGTAAATTTAAGATATAGTATGGAATCGTAAATGCCTTGTCGTAATCTAAGGCTAAGAAACTGAAAAACCTAGGGGAAAAATTCCACTAGGCTTTTGATCCATAAATTTTTAATGTAGGTTCATATATGGTTGACTTTCGACTTGACCTTCGAATGTGTGGAAGAAAGGTTTCGTTTCTTCAAAGAAACGGTCTTGATTCTCAGGTGCAACGTATCCGAGTTGGATTCCTGTCGCTTTTGCTATAAAGGGGTCAAGAGTACACAGATCAGACTTTGTAATATCTGATAATGCAGTTTTACCGAGTGTTACGGCTACGGATTCCATTTCTTGAACACAAGCATTCAGATATCGAACGACATTCAATGCCGCTTGGTCAATATTTAATTGGTCTGTCAATTTACCTGTATATATAACTAAGCTCGTGGGCGGTTCAAACGGTACAGCTTTCACCATTTGTTCACTGACAAGCGCCATGATAGCGGCTGTACCAATATAGACACCATCTGCACCCAATGCCATTGCCTTCAACATTTGTCCAGGTGTCACGAGTCCCCCGGTTGCAATCAGGTTGATATCACCAATTACGCCTTTTCGCGCGAAGAACTCAGCTGCCCTTGTGATAGCAAAAAGAGTGGGTAATCCAACGTCATCTTGTAATGTGGGTGACCCTCCATGCGTTCCCCTTCCGCACCATCAAGGGTTACGAAATCCACTTCGGCTTCTACAGCAATTTGTAATTCTTTTCAAGATGATGCGTGGCGGCTATTTTCAGTCCTATGGGTACACCTGTTTCGTCTCGAAGACGCCTTACTAATTGAATAAAGTCATCCTTTGAATTAACCCCGGCAGGCGCGAATGAATCAGGGCGTCTTCGCCCTCGTGTAAACCAAAAACTTCTCGAAAGTCCTCCCCGATATTTTTGCTGTTGTGCGTTGTGGCGCTGAACCTTGTGCACCTTGACCCAATTGAATTTCAATGGCATCCAGACGCTTATATTTGTCGGGGGTGTTCATCCATCCCCCCCGATTATACTGACCAATGAATAAATGAGCCGTATCCCTTTCTTCTTTAAGGAGTCCCGCTTCACCCGAGTTTGTTGCTGTACCGACTGCGGTTGCCGCTTTGGCCAAAGCGATTTTGGTACTTTTGCTTAACGCACCGCCAAAAGACATAGCGGCAATCATAATCGGAATAGAAAGGGTCAAAGGTTTTCTTGCACGTTGTCCTATCGTGATTGACGTACGGATTCCGACGTTTTCAGGCGTTGGAAAACGAAAGAGATGTACAGGATTGAACAAAATTTTCTCCCATGGAGACATATGAATCGGGCTCCCAAGAGGACGCGAGATAGGAGTTCCTTGATTCGCTCGCATGGCAATTTCCATAAGGTTCGTCATGCCCACTTTGTTCGTTGCAGGAATCATTTCAAACAGGTTCTCGGTGTATTGGTCTCTGATTGCTCTCGAAATCGCTTTATCGACAGATTCGTTAATCGATGAACGGATAAAATTTTCAATGAGCCTCAGCACGATGAGCACTCTCCTCGGTTTTACCAAGATCCATTGCGTTTTTTATCCCTTCAATCTTTTGGGCCATCGCTAAACACATATGCTTCATGGTTTCGAGTTGACGGGCAGCATTTTGTTCTTCAACCGCAAGATCCACTAACTCACGATGGTCAAACTTTGTAAGTTTGTTGAAGTGGTCACGTTCAATGGAAGAAAGTGTTCCCGCCATTGTTTCGATACGATTGAGTTCAGAATGGATGTAGGAAAGTGTATGTTTCAGGTCTTGATCATTCTCCATTTTGTTTACACCTACCCAATGTTTTTGCTTTTACTTTACCCATTGTTTAAAATTTTATCCCCGCCCATTCTGTTATCCGGATGTACCCTGAAATGGTTTCTAAAC contains the following coding sequences:
- a CDS encoding methyl-accepting chemotaxis protein, with translation MKKTVTENSTLKPKMDATFQSSTTAIKDFMKMLNTIIVQENTIPVQSEQILSLRIKAMEANDKLFDQEASTLDGLLQARIEKFTDHRTFMIIVTTISLVVVLYLFVGFYLSVRNTVSSLEHMTSRLAEGDLTARAKLHTKDELRRIGDSFNRMIESFRELISMNMKIVQQVASSVEELTANVEHTSKASEHIADTIQEVANGTEKQFHSVAKSVETFNEMTTGIQHIAANAQDASSSAIRTAEVAAKGTEAIQTVIQQMNSIHHTVNGLAQVIQELNLRSHEIGQIVEVITDIAEQTNLLALNAAIEAARAGEHGRGFAVVADEVRKLAEQSAQSSQKIIALIGNIQNETRKVIHSMNATTKEVEAGIGVVNTSGRLFEQIQRSVNEVAKQIEEISSFSQQISIGAEQMIQSVTFISEVVETTASGTQNISAITQEQLASMEEISISAASLSRMAEELLQSIRKFKI
- a CDS encoding glutamate synthase-related protein, encoding MTRAAEFFARKGVIGDINLIATGGLVTPGQMLKAMALGADGVYIGTAAIMALVSEQMVKAVPFEPPTSLVIYTGKLTDQLNIDQAALNVVRYLNACVQEMESVAVTLGKTALSDITKSDLCTLDPFIAKATGIQLGYVAPENQDRFFEETKPFFHTFEGQVESQPYMNLH
- a CDS encoding glutamate synthase-related protein, with protein sequence MLRLIENFIRSSINESVDKAISRAIRDQYTENLFEMIPATNKVGMTNLMEIAMRANQGTPISRPLGSPIHMSPWEKILFNPVHLFRFPTPENVGIRTSITIGQRARKPLTLSIPIMIAAMSFGGALSKSTKIALAKAATAVGTATNSGEAGLLKEERDTAHLFIGQYNRGGWMNTPDKYKRLDAIEIQLGQGAQGSAPQRTTAKISGRTFEKFLVYTRAKTP